AAATTTAACTGATTAAAGTAAAATAACGAAACCAACGCCGCCGTCTGCTAGGGAAACCCAGTCTTTACTTTGTCATCCCTCTTGTGTTGTTGCGGTAGAAAACAATGTTCATGAAACCTACTCAAAAGACTTACTTACAACTCCACCATCGTACCACAAAACACACTGCTGCGGAAGGATGCTgcgaataaattatttcattcaaagtgCAGAAAAACGTATGAAAAATGTTTGTAAAAGCGTGAGAAAACTGCCGCCAGAGCGAAAGGCGAAATTTGCGGTTCAAATTTGACGTTGCTGATGTTGTGTTGtaacgcacacatgcatgcaattcgtacgcacacgcacacaacagtAACATGATCAGCTGTCAAACGGGCTGgcgtaaacaaaacacacagcagcaacagccccCCACCTCACCCCTTAATTGAGGGAAGGGCTGCAGAGCGCATAAGGGTGCGCAAAGAGGGGTTGATcgctgtttttttgcttttccttcgCTCTTGTGGTTCGATGTGTCACTCACAATATTGACGCGATTGATTCGAAGGTAGGAGAAAACGCGCACACCACAAGGTTGCTCTGGTGCGGAAAGAGAGTGTTTAAAGCATTGtgtcaacaacaaacacacagaggCCCTGTTTTGTGTTTCACCCTCCCGGGAGACGCTGCATAAAGAAAGCAGAGAACGCAGAACAAAGTGCTTTGCATCCGAAAcgagatacacacacacacacacacatactatgCATGATAGTGGGTCGTCGTATCGTGCCGTCAACGCCACCACCATCCCTTGTGACCGCCGataagagaaagaaagacGCACCGGCGGACGACAAGAAAGCCCCGAGTCCAGAGGCAAAGCAAGTTTGGCGCACATCCTCTTGTGGATAGCTTCCCTTGCTCCAATGCACTTCCGCCAcagacgaagacgacgacgctCGGTGCAATATTCCGTGACACGCTGCTCTCACAACGCCGCCCTGGATCAACGTGAAAGTGTTCTACTCCATAGCAGCGCCAACGacgccaccaccatcgcctAGCTGTGCTTTTCTTCCATACCAAAGGAGGGTAAGTGTATGCCAGCGTTAGGTTAATTAGCATTGCCCTTTTAAATCCATTGTTGACTAATATGGTaccccttttttattttgcagtccacgacgacgacgactcgACACCAAGAAACCCCGCGTAAAGCTCCATTGTCTGAATCGGTGAAGGCAAGCGAGACACCGGAACACACCGCAAGATGAGCTCGGCGGACGATGTACTAACCCTGAGCAATGAGACTGTAGGCAATTCTACCTTTTTCGCGTACCTCGGTAAGCGACCAATGTGCTCCACACAGCAACATTCCACCATCGAAGAAGTAACGATCGCTCTCCTCCTCAGGACAATACATTGACTTGGACTACTCGATATGGCTGTCGCGGTTGCTAACGCCGGTGCTGGTTACATTCCTACTGCCTTGCGCATTTGTGCTGTTGATTTACTGTACCATATCATTTCTCTACATTTACAAGCTGCACAGGTAAGCCGGAATAAATTCCAGCACAACTCGAATCAGCAGCGGATTCACTAATGCATTCTCCACCTTCCCCCAATGGCGCGACACAGTCGCTTCATATTGCAGGTCTACAATGAGGGTGACTTTGACTTCTGGGACGTGGCCCGCACCCTAGTCGCCGTTGTGTGGGATGCCCATGGTTGGATATTTCATGGTAAGAGCTCGCCTTTCGCTTAGCAATTCCGCTTTCCAATTCAATCGAAATTCCCCCCCTTTCCCGCAGGATACGAAGTATGCGGGATGGAAAACCTGCCCGAAACGGGCCCAGCCCTTATCATCTACTATCACGGTGCAATACCGATCGATATGTACTACTTTACCGCACGCATTTACCTGAAGAGACAGCGGCTGATTTACACCGTCGGCGATCGGTTTCTGAACAAGGTGCCCGGCTGGAAGCTGCTGGCCCGCGTCATGAAGATCAGCCCGGGCACGGTACAGTCGTGCGCGAGCGTACTGCGCGACGGCAACATGCTGTCGATTGCGCCGGGCGG
This is a stretch of genomic DNA from Anopheles merus strain MAF chromosome 2R, AmerM5.1, whole genome shotgun sequence. It encodes these proteins:
- the LOC121591186 gene encoding transmembrane protein 68-like, which gives rise to MSSADDVLTLSNETVGNSTFFAYLGQYIDLDYSIWLSRLLTPVLVTFLLPCAFVLLIYCTISFLYIYKLHSRFILQVYNEGDFDFWDVARTLVAVVWDAHGWIFHGYEVCGMENLPETGPALIIYYHGAIPIDMYYFTARIYLKRQRLIYTVGDRFLNKVPGWKLLARVMKISPGTVQSCASVLRDGNMLSIAPGGVYEAQFGDSNYELLWRQRVGFAKVAIESKAPIIPMFTENLREGFRSVGLAKRLFIRLYNAVRFPVRPIYGGFPVKFRTHLGTPIPYDPALSPEDLQEKVAYAIEELINKHQRIPGSIFHALLDRFIPPKPKAG